The Drosophila nasuta strain 15112-1781.00 chromosome 2L, ASM2355853v1, whole genome shotgun sequence genome window below encodes:
- the LOC132783740 gene encoding anoctamin-8 isoform X2: MSQHFESTMRGGGGGKGNVFHSYAVRQFSEEVSESTTTAGEDGTSGASEVITRDDDFTEDNNFESNLRRRKGKLISCAKETIENASRQLRRKVPYAGHLMTPRRLWLNKIPTQCDVVIEFPEDAPDEALRWLLARIRSQPPAGLGLLVQVKAHESSSRNAFYVSAPVNILFRAAEEARLPKRLRPDLGGALREFTTRESHCFQQLRGDVGSTALFTSQERQWLVLQVLQGLRAGCSDIDALQGRAAVAEGQSIVAAWQESGLITQVFPLHESGSLAQLQTHWVKQICAPQPLDDIAAYFGVKVALYFAWLGHYTCALGVPAVFGTILYGILWGKGQIAQDMGHVLFSLFNVAWASLYLEAWKRYSVELAFRWGTLSTPPELLEPPRPLYKGPLEENNVTGRLEPKEAPAWQRRAFRYLVSFPVIGLCLCLVFVVMFLMLRFQDWWDSKLPEESVLCCLSVIPKVLLAGAITLMDEAYFKLAVWLNDRENYRLQSKYENHLIAKVALFQFVNSFLSLFYIAFYLRDEDKLKEQLAGLLISRQIIGNLRESAIPYFLEQWRLAKLSFNMWGALSPTQHLNRSLAEELATAEEKLKAESDARPVEQQQPQQKHQQPVASKRNIGQAEIESSLYKYDGTFSDHLEMLVQMGYVVLFSAAFPLAGLCALINNLMEIRSDAFKLAHVHQRPFGQRVANIGTWQNALSILSLAAVIVNCALIGLSGQVSRLWPGLSTAQTIILIVTLEHIMLGLRQALTWLLPELPSWLAAEIARAEHCRREMQCKGTSPRPTPPTPHSSTSTQPEQEYNEGNTTHEQVMESQVADDLLLYDHELTDPGFGRSIEADVNIYENRDSSPDSPPSQTSTILIRPLHESTPPHGCSSLSSLHQDGNGGVSTSTVVDNPGSRMQSMHIQEIPPFRKKSSDSAGSSTSSSPQRCSKRQLQLQQLQQQHPTKIAEIPPYSKTRKISAESATHLQMSEKLHIKLHVPEWMSRLKVNDNANLHRSIDCISKELINNTDNTDILKPAPSWSNVALKSGASGNKLATSPATQQQHKIVASSSSSSGGGSVFSPNSVGPIASSGVINSQSRPSVGALSNSSSSSSQKLQQKHAKEDREKEKESDREKEREEEAAPTASTSSVNTDDEIKAAELAAKKSRLKQKLVKSARSVAIFSLKLKERRQREAEKAATIAVEHAKALAKLPMPQPVGGELSLIPIEQLIQIEDIKPVIKPTTTISTSSSTQASSSIHYHNHPQQQQ; this comes from the exons ATGAGCCAACATTTTGAGAGTACGATGCGTGGCGGTGGTGGAGGCAAAGGTAATGTCTTTCATAGCTATGCAGTCCGTCAGTTCTCAGAGGAAGTGTCggagtcaacaacaacagctggtGAGGATGGCACCTCTGGAGCTAGTGAGGTTATAACGCGAGATGATGATTTTACCGAAGACAACAATTTTGAATCGAATTTGAGACGTCGCAAAGGCAAATTAATATCCTGTGCCAAAGAGACAATTGAAAACG CTTCCCGCCAATTACGCCGCAAAGTACCTTATGCAGGACACCTTATGACGCCACGTCGGCTTTGGCTTAACAAAATACCCACCCAGTGCGATGTTGTCATTGAATTTCCCGAGGATGCCCCAGACGAGGCCTTGCGTTGGTTACTCGCCCGCATACGTTCTCAGCCGCCTGCTGGATTAGGTCTTTTAGTCCAGGTTAAGGCCCACGAGAGCTCCAGCCGCAATGCCTTTTACGTGAGCGCTCCAGTTAATAT ACTTTTCAGAGCAGCGGAGGAAGCTCGCCTGCCAAAGCGGTTGCGTCCAGATCTAGGAGGGGCATTGCGTGAATTTACAACCCGCGAAAGTCACTGCTTCCAACAATTGCGGGGCGATGTGGGCAGCACAGCTTTGTTTACATCTCAAGAGCGCCAGTGGTTAGTGTTACAGGTTCTACAAGGACTGCGCGCTGGATGCAGTGACATTGACGCTCTACAGGGtcgcgctgctgttgctgaaggTCAAAGTATTGTTGCCGCTTGGCAGGAGTCTGGACTGATAACACAGGTCTTTCCCTTGCACGAGAGCGGTTCTCTGGCGCAGTTACAAACACATTGGGTCAAGCAGATCTGTGCCCCCCAACCATTAGACGATATTGCAGCATATTTTGGTGTAAAGGTTGCACTCTACTTTGCATGGTTGGGCCACTACACATGCGCATTGGGTGTGCCGGCCGTATTTGGCACTATACTCTACGGCATATTGTGGGGCAAGGGCCAAATAGCTCAGGATATGGGTCATGTGCTATTCTCGCTCTTCAATGTAGCCTGGGCATCACTCTATCTAGAGGCTTGGAAACGCTACTCCGTGGAATTGGCCTTTCGCTGGGGAACTTTATCAACTCCACCCGAACTTCTTGAACCGCCCAGGCCTCTCTACAAG GGTCCTTTGGAAGAAAACAATGTGACAGGAAGATTGGAACCTAAAGAAGCTCCTGCATGGCAGCGGCGAGCCTTTCGCTATTTGGTCAGCTTTCCTGTAATTGGTCTGTGCCTCTGCTTAGTGTTTGTTGTGATGTTTTTAATGTTGAGATTTCAG GATTGGTGGGACTCCAAACTTCCGGAGGAGAGCGTTCTATGCTGTTTAAGTGTGATTCCGAAAGTTTTACTGGCCGGTGCTATTACTTTGATGGATGAGGCCTATTTCAAGTTGGCCGTTTGGCTTAATGATCGAG AAAATTATCGACTGCAGTCCAAATACGAGAATCATTTAATAGCCAAGGTGGCTCTCTTTCAATTCGTCAACTCCTTCCTCTCACTCTTTTACATCGCTTTCTACCTACGCGATGAAGACAAGCTGAAGGAG CAATTGGCTGGTTTGCTTATCTCTCGACAAATTATTGGCAATTTACGAGAGTCGGCCATTCCCTATTTTTTGGAGCAATGGAGGCTGGCTAAGCTGAGCTTTAACATGTGGGGGGCTTTAAGTCCCACTCAACATTTGAATCGAAGTCTTGCTGAAGAGTTAGCAACCGCCGAAGAGAAACTTAAAGCTGAGTCTGATGCCAGGCCGgtagagcagcagcaaccacaacaaaagcaCCAGCAGCCAGTTGCAAGTAAACGTAATATTGGACAGGCTGAGATTGAGAGTTCACTGTACAAG tatGATGGGACTTTCTCAGATCATTTGGAGATGCTTGTCCAAATGGGCTATGTGGTGCTCTTCTCAGCTGCCTTTCCACTGGCTGGCTTATGTGCGCTTATCAACAACCTGATGGAGATTCGTTCTGATGCCTTTAAGCTCGCACACGTACATCAACGGCCATTTGGTCAACGGGTAGCGAACATTGGCACCTGGCAAAATGCACTTAGCATATTGTCGCTGGCTGCGGTGATTGTCAACTGTGCACTGATTGGTCTCTCTGGTCAGGTCTCGCGACTATGGCCAGGACTTTCTACCGCACAAACTATAATACTGATTGTTACTCTGGAG CATATCATGCTGGGTCTGCGCCAGGCTTTGACATGGCTATTGCCAGAATTGCCATCTTGGTTGGCAGCGGAGATTGCACGTGCCGAGCATTGCCGACGTGAGATGCAGTGCAAGGGCACTTCACCTCGCCCGACACCACCCACTCCACACTCTAGCACATCAACACAGCCAGAACAAGAATATAATGAAGGCAATACAACGCACGAGCAAGTCATGGAAAGTCAGGTGGCAGATGATTTGCTGCTTTACGATCACGAACTCACAGATCCGGGCTTCGGCCGTAGCATTGAGGCGGATGTGAATATATACGAGAATCGCGATTCCTCACCTGATTCACCGCCATCCCAA acTAGCACAATACTAATTCGGCCGCTGCACGAATCGACACCGCCACACGGATGTTCATCACTCAGCAGTTTGCATCAGGATGGCAATGGCGG CGTTTCAACGAGCACAGTTGTTGACAACCCAGGTTCCCGCATGCAATCGATGCATATCCAGGAAATTCCACCATTCCGCAAGAAATCCAGCGATTCGGCaggcagcagcaccagcagcagtcCACAGCGTTGCTCAAAGCGGCAGCTGCAATTACAACAACTCCAGCAACAGCATCCGACGAAGATAGCGGAGATTCCGCCGTACAGCAAGACGCGCAAAATTTCCGCTGAAAGCGCAACTCATTTGCAGATGAGC GAAAAACTGCACATAAAACTTCATGTACCCGAATGGATGTCCCGTTTAAAAGTGAACGACAATGCAAACCTGCATAGAAGCATAGATTGTATTTCTAAG gAACTAATAAACAATACTGACAACACCGATATCCTGAAGCCTGCACCATCTTGGAGCAATGTGGCTCTGAAGTCCGGCGCATCTGGTAACAAGCTGGCCACGTCTCCAGctacgcaacaacaacataaaattgTTGCTTCATCTTCTTCCTCATCGGGCGGTGGAAGCGTGTTTAGTCCGAATAGCGTTGGTCCTATTGCCTCTAGCGGTGTTATCAATTCTCAGTCGCGTCCAAGCGTAGGTGCTTTGTCAAATTCTTCATCAAGTTCTTCGCAAAAACTTCAACAGAAGCATGCTAAGGAAGATCGTGAGAAGGAAAAGGAAAGCGATAGAGAAAAGGAAAGAGAAGAGGAAGCTGCACCTACAGCATCCACATCTTCGGTCAATACAGATGACGAGATTAAGG CTGCTGAACTGGCGGCAAAAAAATCGCGCCTCAAACAGAAATTGGTGAAGAGTGCTCGCTCTGTTGCGATATTTTCGCTTAAGTTAAAGGAACGTCGACAGCGTGAGGCTGAAAAAGCAGCCACAATTGCGGTGGAGCATGCCAAG GCTCTAGCCAAGCTTCCTATGCCACAACCTGTTGGCGGCGAGTTGTCCTTAATACCCATCGaacaattaatacaaattgagGATATCAAACCTGTGATCAAACCTACAACCACAATATCGACATCTTCCTCCACACAAGCGAGTTCTTCTATCCATTACCATAATCAtccccagcaacaacagtaa
- the LOC132783740 gene encoding anoctamin-8 isoform X1: protein MSQHFESTMRGGGGGKGNVFHSYAVRQFSEEVSESTTTAGEDGTSGASEVITRDDDFTEDNNFESNLRRRKGKLISCAKETIENASRQLRRKVPYAGHLMTPRRLWLNKIPTQCDVVIEFPEDAPDEALRWLLARIRSQPPAGLGLLVQVKAHESSSRNAFYVSAPVNILFRAAEEARLPKRLRPDLGGALREFTTRESHCFQQLRGDVGSTALFTSQERQWLVLQVLQGLRAGCSDIDALQGRAAVAEGQSIVAAWQESGLITQVFPLHESGSLAQLQTHWVKQICAPQPLDDIAAYFGVKVALYFAWLGHYTCALGVPAVFGTILYGILWGKGQIAQDMGHVLFSLFNVAWASLYLEAWKRYSVELAFRWGTLSTPPELLEPPRPLYKGPLEENNVTGRLEPKEAPAWQRRAFRYLVSFPVIGLCLCLVFVVMFLMLRFQDWLDHHNIPDKGIPQCMYNLHKDWWDSKLPEESVLCCLSVIPKVLLAGAITLMDEAYFKLAVWLNDRENYRLQSKYENHLIAKVALFQFVNSFLSLFYIAFYLRDEDKLKEQLAGLLISRQIIGNLRESAIPYFLEQWRLAKLSFNMWGALSPTQHLNRSLAEELATAEEKLKAESDARPVEQQQPQQKHQQPVASKRNIGQAEIESSLYKYDGTFSDHLEMLVQMGYVVLFSAAFPLAGLCALINNLMEIRSDAFKLAHVHQRPFGQRVANIGTWQNALSILSLAAVIVNCALIGLSGQVSRLWPGLSTAQTIILIVTLEHIMLGLRQALTWLLPELPSWLAAEIARAEHCRREMQCKGTSPRPTPPTPHSSTSTQPEQEYNEGNTTHEQVMESQVADDLLLYDHELTDPGFGRSIEADVNIYENRDSSPDSPPSQTSTILIRPLHESTPPHGCSSLSSLHQDGNGGVSTSTVVDNPGSRMQSMHIQEIPPFRKKSSDSAGSSTSSSPQRCSKRQLQLQQLQQQHPTKIAEIPPYSKTRKISAESATHLQMSEKLHIKLHVPEWMSRLKVNDNANLHRSIDCISKELINNTDNTDILKPAPSWSNVALKSGASGNKLATSPATQQQHKIVASSSSSSGGGSVFSPNSVGPIASSGVINSQSRPSVGALSNSSSSSSQKLQQKHAKEDREKEKESDREKEREEEAAPTASTSSVNTDDEIKAAELAAKKSRLKQKLVKSARSVAIFSLKLKERRQREAEKAATIAVEHAKALAKLPMPQPVGGELSLIPIEQLIQIEDIKPVIKPTTTISTSSSTQASSSIHYHNHPQQQQ from the exons ATGAGCCAACATTTTGAGAGTACGATGCGTGGCGGTGGTGGAGGCAAAGGTAATGTCTTTCATAGCTATGCAGTCCGTCAGTTCTCAGAGGAAGTGTCggagtcaacaacaacagctggtGAGGATGGCACCTCTGGAGCTAGTGAGGTTATAACGCGAGATGATGATTTTACCGAAGACAACAATTTTGAATCGAATTTGAGACGTCGCAAAGGCAAATTAATATCCTGTGCCAAAGAGACAATTGAAAACG CTTCCCGCCAATTACGCCGCAAAGTACCTTATGCAGGACACCTTATGACGCCACGTCGGCTTTGGCTTAACAAAATACCCACCCAGTGCGATGTTGTCATTGAATTTCCCGAGGATGCCCCAGACGAGGCCTTGCGTTGGTTACTCGCCCGCATACGTTCTCAGCCGCCTGCTGGATTAGGTCTTTTAGTCCAGGTTAAGGCCCACGAGAGCTCCAGCCGCAATGCCTTTTACGTGAGCGCTCCAGTTAATAT ACTTTTCAGAGCAGCGGAGGAAGCTCGCCTGCCAAAGCGGTTGCGTCCAGATCTAGGAGGGGCATTGCGTGAATTTACAACCCGCGAAAGTCACTGCTTCCAACAATTGCGGGGCGATGTGGGCAGCACAGCTTTGTTTACATCTCAAGAGCGCCAGTGGTTAGTGTTACAGGTTCTACAAGGACTGCGCGCTGGATGCAGTGACATTGACGCTCTACAGGGtcgcgctgctgttgctgaaggTCAAAGTATTGTTGCCGCTTGGCAGGAGTCTGGACTGATAACACAGGTCTTTCCCTTGCACGAGAGCGGTTCTCTGGCGCAGTTACAAACACATTGGGTCAAGCAGATCTGTGCCCCCCAACCATTAGACGATATTGCAGCATATTTTGGTGTAAAGGTTGCACTCTACTTTGCATGGTTGGGCCACTACACATGCGCATTGGGTGTGCCGGCCGTATTTGGCACTATACTCTACGGCATATTGTGGGGCAAGGGCCAAATAGCTCAGGATATGGGTCATGTGCTATTCTCGCTCTTCAATGTAGCCTGGGCATCACTCTATCTAGAGGCTTGGAAACGCTACTCCGTGGAATTGGCCTTTCGCTGGGGAACTTTATCAACTCCACCCGAACTTCTTGAACCGCCCAGGCCTCTCTACAAG GGTCCTTTGGAAGAAAACAATGTGACAGGAAGATTGGAACCTAAAGAAGCTCCTGCATGGCAGCGGCGAGCCTTTCGCTATTTGGTCAGCTTTCCTGTAATTGGTCTGTGCCTCTGCTTAGTGTTTGTTGTGATGTTTTTAATGTTGAGATTTCAG GATTGGCTGGATCACCATAATATACCCGATAAAGGAATTCCGCAATGCATGTATAATTTGCACaag GATTGGTGGGACTCCAAACTTCCGGAGGAGAGCGTTCTATGCTGTTTAAGTGTGATTCCGAAAGTTTTACTGGCCGGTGCTATTACTTTGATGGATGAGGCCTATTTCAAGTTGGCCGTTTGGCTTAATGATCGAG AAAATTATCGACTGCAGTCCAAATACGAGAATCATTTAATAGCCAAGGTGGCTCTCTTTCAATTCGTCAACTCCTTCCTCTCACTCTTTTACATCGCTTTCTACCTACGCGATGAAGACAAGCTGAAGGAG CAATTGGCTGGTTTGCTTATCTCTCGACAAATTATTGGCAATTTACGAGAGTCGGCCATTCCCTATTTTTTGGAGCAATGGAGGCTGGCTAAGCTGAGCTTTAACATGTGGGGGGCTTTAAGTCCCACTCAACATTTGAATCGAAGTCTTGCTGAAGAGTTAGCAACCGCCGAAGAGAAACTTAAAGCTGAGTCTGATGCCAGGCCGgtagagcagcagcaaccacaacaaaagcaCCAGCAGCCAGTTGCAAGTAAACGTAATATTGGACAGGCTGAGATTGAGAGTTCACTGTACAAG tatGATGGGACTTTCTCAGATCATTTGGAGATGCTTGTCCAAATGGGCTATGTGGTGCTCTTCTCAGCTGCCTTTCCACTGGCTGGCTTATGTGCGCTTATCAACAACCTGATGGAGATTCGTTCTGATGCCTTTAAGCTCGCACACGTACATCAACGGCCATTTGGTCAACGGGTAGCGAACATTGGCACCTGGCAAAATGCACTTAGCATATTGTCGCTGGCTGCGGTGATTGTCAACTGTGCACTGATTGGTCTCTCTGGTCAGGTCTCGCGACTATGGCCAGGACTTTCTACCGCACAAACTATAATACTGATTGTTACTCTGGAG CATATCATGCTGGGTCTGCGCCAGGCTTTGACATGGCTATTGCCAGAATTGCCATCTTGGTTGGCAGCGGAGATTGCACGTGCCGAGCATTGCCGACGTGAGATGCAGTGCAAGGGCACTTCACCTCGCCCGACACCACCCACTCCACACTCTAGCACATCAACACAGCCAGAACAAGAATATAATGAAGGCAATACAACGCACGAGCAAGTCATGGAAAGTCAGGTGGCAGATGATTTGCTGCTTTACGATCACGAACTCACAGATCCGGGCTTCGGCCGTAGCATTGAGGCGGATGTGAATATATACGAGAATCGCGATTCCTCACCTGATTCACCGCCATCCCAA acTAGCACAATACTAATTCGGCCGCTGCACGAATCGACACCGCCACACGGATGTTCATCACTCAGCAGTTTGCATCAGGATGGCAATGGCGG CGTTTCAACGAGCACAGTTGTTGACAACCCAGGTTCCCGCATGCAATCGATGCATATCCAGGAAATTCCACCATTCCGCAAGAAATCCAGCGATTCGGCaggcagcagcaccagcagcagtcCACAGCGTTGCTCAAAGCGGCAGCTGCAATTACAACAACTCCAGCAACAGCATCCGACGAAGATAGCGGAGATTCCGCCGTACAGCAAGACGCGCAAAATTTCCGCTGAAAGCGCAACTCATTTGCAGATGAGC GAAAAACTGCACATAAAACTTCATGTACCCGAATGGATGTCCCGTTTAAAAGTGAACGACAATGCAAACCTGCATAGAAGCATAGATTGTATTTCTAAG gAACTAATAAACAATACTGACAACACCGATATCCTGAAGCCTGCACCATCTTGGAGCAATGTGGCTCTGAAGTCCGGCGCATCTGGTAACAAGCTGGCCACGTCTCCAGctacgcaacaacaacataaaattgTTGCTTCATCTTCTTCCTCATCGGGCGGTGGAAGCGTGTTTAGTCCGAATAGCGTTGGTCCTATTGCCTCTAGCGGTGTTATCAATTCTCAGTCGCGTCCAAGCGTAGGTGCTTTGTCAAATTCTTCATCAAGTTCTTCGCAAAAACTTCAACAGAAGCATGCTAAGGAAGATCGTGAGAAGGAAAAGGAAAGCGATAGAGAAAAGGAAAGAGAAGAGGAAGCTGCACCTACAGCATCCACATCTTCGGTCAATACAGATGACGAGATTAAGG CTGCTGAACTGGCGGCAAAAAAATCGCGCCTCAAACAGAAATTGGTGAAGAGTGCTCGCTCTGTTGCGATATTTTCGCTTAAGTTAAAGGAACGTCGACAGCGTGAGGCTGAAAAAGCAGCCACAATTGCGGTGGAGCATGCCAAG GCTCTAGCCAAGCTTCCTATGCCACAACCTGTTGGCGGCGAGTTGTCCTTAATACCCATCGaacaattaatacaaattgagGATATCAAACCTGTGATCAAACCTACAACCACAATATCGACATCTTCCTCCACACAAGCGAGTTCTTCTATCCATTACCATAATCAtccccagcaacaacagtaa